From a region of the Pirellulales bacterium genome:
- a CDS encoding CBS domain-containing protein → MVICPFCKEENIDGVDECEQCQQPLGFLSKPRASSKVEHSLIKDQVYMLGPRKPLAVDLATAVGSVLELMVTRAIGCVVVTEADQMVGIFTERDALLRLNIDAGKLASRPVREFMTKAPDTVTSDAPIAFVLHKMDIGGYRHMPVMDAGKVVGIVSVRDILRYITEDLMSLSG, encoded by the coding sequence ATGGTCATCTGCCCGTTTTGCAAAGAAGAGAACATCGACGGCGTTGACGAGTGCGAGCAGTGTCAACAGCCGCTGGGCTTCTTGAGCAAGCCGCGGGCGTCCTCCAAGGTCGAGCACAGCCTGATCAAGGATCAGGTCTACATGCTCGGCCCGCGCAAGCCGTTGGCGGTCGATCTGGCCACGGCCGTGGGCTCGGTGTTGGAGCTGATGGTCACCCGGGCCATCGGCTGCGTCGTGGTGACCGAGGCGGACCAGATGGTCGGCATCTTTACCGAACGCGACGCGCTGTTGCGCTTGAACATCGACGCCGGGAAACTCGCCAGCCGCCCGGTGCGCGAGTTCATGACCAAGGCGCCTGACACGGTCACGTCCGACGCGCCGATCGCCTTCGTCTTGCACAAAATGGATATCGGCGGCTACCGGCACATGCCGGTCATGGATGCGGGCAAAGTGGTCGGCATCGTCTCGGTGCGCGACATCCTGCGCTACATCACCGAAGATCTGATGTCGCTCAGCGGCTGA
- a CDS encoding WD40 repeat domain-containing protein, with protein MPRRQTPTDQLLAIGLVTLAALLSLVARPAMADEPASLATNRNWVTALAFSPDGNTLATVGGQTLLYRPGEVTLWDVATGKEKAKLDGHQSTVWAVAFSPDGKTLATGSYDGVLKLWDVESGKEKASVQPHKHWVTAMVFSPDGKLLATAGEDMTAKLLDPNTGAEVKALAGHTGSVTGIAFSPDSATVATSSGDKTAQLWDVAAGTSKAKLEGHGDAVTAVAFSPDGKTLATGSADRAVKLWDVATAKEAATLAGHKNWVTSVRFSPDGKVLASGSHDHSAKLWNVDSRQEMGTLGGLEGTVWSVAFAPGGQMLAVGGQGEGAHLVKFVQKLEFQDVFPRTAPAAPAQPAAPAADAAAAAAAKPAEAAKPEEKKPEEAKPADAAAKPEEKKPDEKKPEEKKPEEAKPADAAKPADAPKA; from the coding sequence ATGCCTCGCCGACAGACACCCACCGACCAGTTGCTTGCGATCGGACTCGTTACGCTGGCCGCGCTGCTGAGCCTCGTTGCCCGGCCGGCCATGGCCGATGAACCCGCGTCGCTGGCCACGAACCGCAATTGGGTGACCGCGCTCGCCTTTTCGCCGGATGGCAACACGCTGGCCACGGTCGGGGGGCAGACGCTTTTGTATCGGCCGGGCGAGGTGACGCTGTGGGACGTCGCCACCGGCAAGGAAAAGGCCAAACTCGACGGCCATCAAAGCACCGTGTGGGCCGTGGCCTTCTCGCCCGACGGCAAGACGCTGGCCACGGGGAGCTACGACGGAGTGCTCAAACTGTGGGACGTCGAGAGCGGCAAGGAAAAGGCCTCGGTCCAGCCGCACAAACACTGGGTCACGGCCATGGTTTTCTCGCCGGATGGCAAGCTGCTGGCCACGGCCGGCGAAGACATGACGGCCAAGCTTTTGGATCCAAACACAGGCGCCGAGGTGAAGGCCCTGGCAGGGCATACCGGTTCGGTGACGGGCATCGCCTTCTCGCCCGATAGCGCCACGGTCGCTACTTCGAGCGGCGATAAGACCGCCCAGCTATGGGACGTCGCCGCCGGAACGAGCAAAGCCAAACTCGAAGGACATGGCGACGCGGTCACGGCGGTTGCCTTTTCGCCCGACGGCAAGACCCTGGCCACCGGCAGCGCCGATCGCGCGGTGAAACTGTGGGACGTCGCCACGGCAAAAGAAGCGGCCACGCTCGCCGGGCACAAGAATTGGGTGACCAGCGTCCGCTTCTCGCCCGATGGAAAAGTGCTGGCCAGCGGCAGCCATGACCACTCGGCAAAGCTCTGGAACGTCGACAGCCGGCAAGAGATGGGCACGCTCGGCGGATTGGAAGGAACCGTGTGGAGCGTGGCCTTTGCGCCGGGGGGCCAGATGTTGGCCGTCGGCGGTCAGGGGGAAGGCGCACACCTGGTGAAGTTCGTGCAAAAACTCGAATTCCAGGACGTCTTCCCGCGCACCGCTCCGGCGGCTCCCGCGCAGCCAGCGGCTCCGGCGGCCGACGCGGCGGCTGCCGCCGCGGCAAAGCCGGCTGAAGCGGCGAAACCAGAGGAAAAGAAGCCCGAGGAAGCCAAGCCGGCCGACGCCGCGGCCAAACCGGAAGAAAAAAAGCCGGACGAGAAGAAGCCCGAGGAGAAGAAGCCGGAAGAGGCCAAGCCGGCTGACGCGGCCAAGCCCGCCGATGCGCCAAAGGCATAA